Proteins encoded by one window of Scatophagus argus isolate fScaArg1 chromosome 4, fScaArg1.pri, whole genome shotgun sequence:
- the ssh1a gene encoding protein phosphatase Slingshot homolog 1 isoform X1 — protein sequence MALVTLQRSPTPSAASTASTATTTAGEDFGSEDERRINQSLSESFFMVKGAALFLQQGSSHQGQKAHPHHKHAGDLPQHLQVMINILRSEDRIKLAVRLESAWSDRVRYMVVVYTSGRQDTEENILLGIDFISKDCKSCSIGMVLPLWSDTKIHLDGDGGFTVNTAGRTHVFKPVSVQAMWSALQVLHKVCEVSRRYNYFPGGMALTWMGYYESCIASDQSCINEWNAMKDLETTRPDSPPMFVDKPSERERTECLIKAKLRSIMTCQDLENVTCKQIRTELEQHMNCNLKEYKEFIDNEMLLILGQMDKATLIFDHVYLGSEWNASNLEELQGTGVGYILNVTREIDNFFPGTFSYHNIRVYDEDATDLLAHWNDTYNFIVKAKKNHSKCLVHCKMGVSRSASTVIAYAMKEYGWSLEKAYNFVKQKRSITRPNPSFMRQLAEYEGILDASKQRHNKLWHPDADCEMAEGQQGLQCCGGEEGGHLTPEPGMSPCCEEVLSDKGAACPSPCRTVSLEIDPAYNNYYFRRLSDSALDSEPSTPVRGPPLLGMEKVFIEIEDVERDALLDDEAFDSREGLPLSHFGASAAGTAAQTSSRGPEPLEELRLRLEFSTVEEEDEEEVQKEEAEMEVLMQPDDGGGGEAGGGEETESVDTEGNGMDLATLNENSNNNNHLSTPHNLNVKASSFAPPADASALSSWDSKSKQTEEFPPLVSKLCLNPSPPEVPNASFPLSHTSSEGFASSVVLLRRCGSFCDCANCAASTPTAPLDGDEQPVPLYLPEPKDDGDLLEVNTEGQKSESAASSDALPELMRMDLGEENSVVTCYIGQQQDTLLQLQRSGLVRRRAERLERLSGLSKERLHSPLHACQRSKKSLSHAEDEEDFSGFSGDFPKSSTPCQVRLEPLVVPLTNEALLGVVGSGLLTPTSSPHGSTLTRSSSSDSLRSVRGKPGLVRQRAQEIETRMRLAGLTVPSKLKRSNSLAKLGSLNFSSEDLCSACSSDAGTLLLLSLSPEPNSGLEWDSPTTSALPPPCKDLYTPERALSGEPRS from the exons AGGACAGAATCAAACTG GCGGTGCGGCTGGAGAGTGCATGGTCGGATCGTGTACGGTACATGGTGGTGGTGTACACCAGTGGACGACAAGATACAGAGGAGAACATCCTACTGGGAATCGACTTTATCAGCAAAGACTG CAAAAGCTGTTCGATCGGCATGGTGCTGCCTCTGTGGAGTGACACAAAGATCCATCTGGATGGAGACGG GGGCTTTACTGTGAACACGGCAGGTCGGACTCATGTCTTCAAACCCGTGTCAGTCCAGGCTATGTG GTCAGCTCTGCAGGTGCTGCACAAGGTATGTGAGGTGTCACGCAGGTATAACTACTTCCCTGGAGGCATGGCTCTCACTTGGATGGGCTACTACGAGAGCTGCATCGCTTCAGACCAGAGCTGCATCAACGAGTGGAATGCCATGAAAGACTTGGAGACCACACGGCCAGACTCGCCGCCCATGTTTGTCGACAA GccttcagagagagaaaggacagagTGCCTTATTAAAGCCAAACTCAGAAGCATCATGACATGCCAGGACCTTGAGAACGTCACCTGCAAACAG aTCCGTACAGAGTTGGAACAACATATGAACTGTAACCTGAAAGAGTACAAAGAGTTCATTGACAACGAGATGCTGCTGATCCTGGGCCAGATGGACAAAGCCACTCTCATCTTTGACCACGTCTACCTG GGATCTGAATGGAATGCATCTAATTTGGAGGAGCTGCAAGGGACCGg GGTGGGCTACATCCTTAATGTTACCAGGGAAATAGACAACTTCTTCCCAGGCACATTCAGTTATCACAACATACGTGTCTACGATGAAGATGCCACTGACCTGCTGGCTCACTGGAATGACACATACAACTTCATTGTTAAAGCGAA AAAGAACCACTCCAAATGTCTAGTCCACTGCAAGATGGGTGTCAGTCGGTCTGCCTCCACTGTCATTGCTTACGCCATGAAAGAGTATGGCTGGTCGCTAGAGAAGGCGTACAACTTTGTCAAGCAAAAGAGAAGCATCACACGACCAAACCCAAGTTTCATGAGACAACTGGCCGAGTACGAGGGCATCCTGGATGCTAG TAAACAGCGTCACAACAAGCTGTGGCATCCAGACGCAGACTGTGAGATGGCTGAGGGGCAGCAGGGACTTCAGTGttgtggaggagaggagggaggccaCCTGACTCCAGAGCCAGGGATGTCTCCCTGCTGTGAGGAGGTGCTGTCTGATAAGGGGGCAGCATGTCCCTCCCCATGCAGGACTGTTTCACTGGAGATTGACCCTGCCTACAACAACTACTACTTCCGTCGGCTGTCTGACTCAGCGCTGGACAGTGAACCATCGACACCTGTGCGCGGTCCTCCTCTTCTAGGCATGGAAAAAGTCTTTATAGAAATTGAGGATGTGGAGAGGGATGCTCTGTTGGACGATGAGGCCTTTGATAGTCGTGAAGGACTGCCTCTCTCCCACTTTGGGGCTTCAGCAGCGGGAACTGCTGCCCAGACAAGCTCTCGGGGCCCTGAGCCCCTGGAGGAGCTTCGTCTAAGGCTGGAGTTCAgcacagtggaggaggaggatgaggaggaggtgcagaaggaggaggcagagatggaggtTCTAATGCAACCAGATGATGGAGGGGGTGGGGaagcaggtggaggagaagaaacagaaagtgtAGATACAGAGGGTAATGGGATGGACCTAGCTACCCTGAATGAAAACTCCAACAATAACAACCATTTGAGCACTCCACATAACCTTAAT GTAAAGGCTTCCTCCTTCGCTCCTCCAGCTGATGcttctgctttgtcttcttGGGATTCAAAGTCCAAGCAGACAGAAGAATTTCCACCTCTGGTCTCCAAGCTTTGCCTTAACCCTAGTCCTCCTGAAGTCCCAAATGCTTCATTTCCATTGTCCCATACCTCTTCTGAAGGCTTCGCATCTTCAGTGGTACTGCTGCGCCGCTGTGGCTCTTTCTGTGATTGTGCCAACTGTGCTGCCTCCACACCCACAGCTCCACTCGACGGTGATGAGCAGCCAGTACCACTGTATTTACCAGAGCCAAAGGATGATGGTGATCTATTGGAAGTGAACACGGAGGGTCAGAAAAGTGAATCTGCAGCTTCCTCAGATGCCCTCCCTGAGCTGATGAGAATGGATCTGGGGGAAGAGAATTCTGTCGTGACTTGTTACATTGGCCAACAACAGGACACGCTTTTGCAGCTGCAGAGGTCCGGGCTGGTCCGCCGGCGTGCAGAGAGACTAGAGAGACTTTCAGGTTTATCCAAGGAGAGACTGCACTCTCCTTTGCACGCATGCCAAAGGTCCAAAAAGAGCCTCTCTCAtgctgaggatgaagaggacTTTTCTGGCTTCTCCGGAGACTTCCCTAAATCTTCTACACCATGCCAAGTGCGGTTAGAGCCACTGGTGGTGCCACTGACCAATGAAGCCTTGTTGGGGGTGGTGGGGTCTGGATTGCTCACACCCACTTCCTCACCTCATGGGTCAACCCTGACACGCAGCTCCAGCAGTGACAGTCTGCGCAGCGTGAGAGGGAAACCTGGCCTTGTGCGTCAGAGGGCACAGGAGATCGAGACCCGCATGCGTCTGGCAGGCCTAACCGTGCCTTCCAAGCTGAAGAGGTCCAACTCGCTGGCCAAGTTGGGCAGCCTCAACTTTTCCTCGGAGGACCTGTGTTCGGCTTGCTCTTCGGATGCAGGaacactgctgctcctctctctgtccccagAGCCAAACTCTGGCCTGGAGTGGGACTCCCCCACCACCTCTGCTCTGCCCCCACCCTGCAAGGACCTGTACACTCCAGAGAGAGCACTGTCAGGTGAGCCCAGAAGCTGA